TGTATCGTACGGCATACCAGCCATCTGAATTTTGTTCCGCGGCATCCCACTGGCTTTTAGGGGGGACGTCTGAGTTGCCGCCGTCACCGTCACCGTcaccatcgtcatcgtcgttgtcgttgcaGTCGCCACCTCCTCCGTCGCAGTCGTCTCCGTCTTCGTCGTGATCggcgtcgtcttcgtcgtgaTCGACGTCGTCTCCGTCGCGGTCGTCGCTGTCTTCGTCGCGA
The Ooceraea biroi isolate clonal line C1 chromosome 12, Obir_v5.4, whole genome shotgun sequence DNA segment above includes these coding regions:
- the LOC105286833 gene encoding mucin-5AC → MARSKSSRKSCTTTTTATETATTATEAAMTATETVMIATKTATTATETTSITTKTTPITTKTETTATEEVATATTTTMTMVTVTVTAATQTSPLKASGMPRNKIQMAGMPYDTEKKERL